The Brassica napus cultivar Da-Ae chromosome C7, Da-Ae, whole genome shotgun sequence genome has a segment encoding these proteins:
- the LOC125589942 gene encoding putative RING-H2 finger protein ATL12, with protein sequence MEIYIEREEGEDSSRFSSFRKILKFGKNDKSLSLVEQGNEKRMHKFNHRIVVSDVVFKNRWSNVTPSDLTRLTSNMLGSMSSERFSSMDGVERGDLRDKEVLEMKRIVKNKDSTRRVVSEITAVPRLSVLEVTTSTRENAVGGNDGGLAASTASTSRSDAIAATEERRRQLWLPIARRTAHWFANREKMNELNTTKP encoded by the coding sequence atGGAGATCTACATCGAACGCGAAGAAGGAGAAGACTCTTCGAGATTTAGCAGCTTCAGGAAGATTCTCAAGTTTGGTAAAAATGATAAATCGTTGTCGCTTGTTGAGCAAGGAAACGAGAAACGTATGCACAAGTTCAATCACAGGATTGTTGTTTCGGATGTTGTGTTTAAGAACCGTTGGAGTAATGTGACTCCATCAGATTTGACTCGTTTGACATCAAACATGTTGGGTTCGATGTCGAGCGAGAGATTCTCGTCAATGGATGGAGTGGAGAGAGGTGACTTGCGAGACAAGGAAGTGCTTGAGATGAAGAGAATAGTGAAGAACAAAGACTCCACGAGAAGAGTGGTTTCAGAGATCACGGCTGTTCCTAGACTTAGTGTCCTGGAAGTTACAACATCGACTAGAGAAAACGCGGTTGGAGGAAACGACGGCGGTTTGGCCGCGTCAACCGCTTCCACCTCGAGGAGCGATGCGATTGCTGCCACGGAGGAAAGAAGACGACAATTATGGTTGCCGATAGCTAGGAGAACGGCTCATTGGTTCGCTAACAGAGAGAAAATGAATGAACTAAACACGACAAAACCTTAA